The Egicoccus sp. AB-alg2 nucleotide sequence GGTGCGGGCACCCAGCCTGGACAGGGCCACGTGGAGCGCGAGGGCGGCCCCCAACGCGTCCCCGTCGGGACCGACGTGGGCCGCGAGCACGATGCGGCCGCCGTCGTGGGCGCAGCTCGCGAGGCGGCGTACCGCCTGGTCGAGCACCTGCGGGTCCAGGTCGTCGAGCCACGTGGGCTCCACGCGGGTGGTCACGCCTGGTCCTGGCCGTCGGCGCCACCACGGCCGAGATCCCGCAGCAGCTGCTCGACCCGGTTGGCCTGCTCGACGACGGGGTCAGGGCGGAAACGCAGCTCCGGCGAGGTCCGCAGACGCGCCCGACGGCCGACGAGCCCGCGCAGACGCGGGGCCGCCGCCTCCAGGCCGGCCTCGACCTCGTGGGCCTCGGGCAGGCGGTCGCCGCCGGTGCGCCGCGGGTCGCCGCTGACCAGCGTCGGGTCCAGCGTCGAGTAGTAGATCGTCGCGACCTCGTGGTCCTGGGTGACCTCGGCCTCGGTGATCGTGATCAGCTGCAGGCGCGGGTCGGCGATCTCGGACTCGAGCAGGTCGGCGACGGCTTCGCGCACGGCCCGGTCGACCCGGGGATTGCGTTTCTTGGCCATGGCGGGCTCCTATCGGGAGGCGGCGGCGTGCGGGCCGGTCAGGACAGCGGGGGCAGCCCGGAACCGTCGGCGTCGAGCGTGTCGGCGAGGTCTTCCGTGCCGAGCACGACCATACGGGGGTCGCGCTCGAGGACCGCGGTCACGCGGTCGAGCACCCGGTCGACGCCGGTGTGGGTGGAGGCGGCGACGGCGACGCCGAGCACGGCGCGTTGCCAGCGGTCCTGGTCGCCGACCTCGGCCACGGACACACCGAGTTCGTTCTGCAGCCGCGAGCGGGCGCGGTTGAGCAGCGCACGCTTGCCCTTGAGGCTGTCGATGCCGGGCAGGTGCAGGTCCACGCGTGCGACCCCGAAATGCACGCGACCGTCACCGGACGTCACGTGCGGCCCTTTCTGCTCGTGGAAACCGGTCGGCGCCCGGCCCGGTCGGGCCGGGCGCCGAGAGGCGTGGAACGGTCAGTCGCGGGCGACCTCGACGGTCACGTAGGCCTCGAAGACGTCGCCCTCCTTGACGTCCTGGAACTTCTCCAGGCCGATGCCGCACTCGAAGCCCTCGCGGACCTCGCGGACGTCGTCCTTGAAGCGGCGGAGCGAGGTCATCTTGTCCTCGGCGATCACGACACCCTCGCGGATGACGCGCACGCCGGCGTCGCGCTGGATCTCGCCCCGGGTGACCATGCACCCGAACACGAACCCGGCGCGCGGGACCTTGAAGATCTCGCGGACCTCGGCCTCGCCGATGATCTGCTCGCGGAACTCCGGGGCGAGCAGGCCCTTGACGGCGCGCTCGATGTCCTCGATCGCCTCGTAGATGATCCGGTACGTGCGTACGTCGACGCCGGAGCGGTCGATCTCGTCGCGGGCGTTGGGGCCCGGGCGGACGTTGAACGCCACGATGATGGCGTCCGACGCCTCGGCGAGACGGACGTCGCCCTGCGTGATCGCGCCCACGCCCTTCTGGATCACCCGCACCTGGACCTCGTCGAGCTCCAGCTTCAGCAGGGCGTCCTCGAGGGCCTCGGCGGACCCGGACACGTCGGCCTTGATGATGACGTTGAGGGTCGCCTTGTCGCCGGCCTGGACCGCGGAGGTGAACTCCTCCAGGGTCGTCGGACGGCGCTCGGCGAGCTCCTTGCGGCGCTCGCGGGCGGCCCGACGTTCGGCGACGTCACGGGCGAAGCGCTCGGCGTCGACGACACGGAACTCGTCGCCGGCCTCCGGCACGTCGTTGAGACCGATGATCTGGACCGGGCGGGCCGGCAGGGCCTCGTCGACCTGGTTGCCGTTCTCGTCGAACATGGCCCGGACACGGCCGTCGGCCGTGCCGGCGACGAGGATGGACCCACGGTGCAGGGTGCCGTTCTGCACCAGCACCGTGGCGACCGGACCGCGGCCCTTGTCGAGGTGGGCCTCGACGACGCGACCGCGGGCGTCCTTGTCCGGGTTGGCCTTCAGGTCGAGCAGGTCGGCCTGCAGCAGGACCACCTCGAGCAGGTCGTCGAGCCCCTGGCCGGTCTTGGCCGAGACCTCGACCGTCGGCACCTCGCCGCCGAAGTCCTCGGCGACGACGTCGTGCTCGGTCAGCTGGGTCTTGACCCGGATGGGGTCGGCGCCCTCGAGGTCGATCTTGTTGATCGCCACGACCATGGGGACCTCGGCGGCCTTCGCGTGTGCGATGGCCTCCTCGGTCTGCGGCATGACGCCGTCGTTGGCGGCGACGACCAGGATCGTCACGTCGGTCACCTGGGCACCCCGGGCACGCATGGCGGTGAACGCCTCGTGGCCCGGCGTGTCGATGAAGGTGATCAGGCGCCCGTCCTTGCTGATCTGGTAGGCGCCGATGTGCTGCGTGATGCCGCCCGCCTCGCCCGACACGACGTCGGTGTTGCGGATGGCGTCGAGCAGCAGCGTCTTGCCGTGGTCGACGTGGCCCATGACCGTGATGACCGGCGGGCGGGGCTGGAGCTTCTCCGGGTCGTCGGCGGTCTCGATACCGAATTCGAGCTCCTCCTCCGACATGAAGTAGACCTCGACCCCGAGGTCGCCGGCGAGGATCTCCACGGTGTCGTCGGGCAGCGTCTGCTGCACCGTCGCCATCTCGCCCATCTCGAACAGCTTCTTGACCAGGGCTGCACCGGGCACGCCGAGCTTGTCGGCGAGCTCACCGACCGTGATGCCGGAGAGCACCTCGACGCGGTCGGTCTTGATCAGCTCCTCGATCGGGACGTCACGGCGCCGCGGACCACGCGCGAGCTCCTGCTCCTGCGGGGTCTGCTTCTCCTTGCGCTTCTTGCGCCGGGTCTTGCCCGAACCCGGCCCACCGGTGCCGGAGGGGCCACCGGGACCACCCGGGCCGCCACGGCCGCCAGGACCGCCGCCGGGGCCACCAGGACCGCCGCCGGGACCGCCGCGGCCGACCGGCTGCCGGTAGGGCGAGCCCGGAGGGCCGCCCGGGGCACCGCGACCGCCGCCGGGACCGCCCGGGCCGCCGCGACCGGCACCGCCGGGCCCACCACGGCCACCTGCCGGCGCACCACGACCACCAGCGGGGCCGCCTCGGCCTCCGGCCGGCGCACCGGGCTGCGGTTGTGGCCGCGCCGGCGCCTTGCGCAGCGGCGGCGGGATGCTGCGCCGACCCGAGCCCTCCTGCGGCAGGTTGCTCTCCGTGCGCCGGGTCGGCGGCACGCCACCGCCGGTGACCGTCGGCGGCGGCGTCGGGCCGCGCTGCGACGGCGGACGCAGGGGCGCCTCACCGGGCTTGAGCCGCGGCGGCGGAGCACCGGGCATGCGGCGCGACGGTCCACCCGGGGCCGCTCCGCCGGGGGCCGTGCCGGACGCGGCGGGACCGGCACCGTCACCGCCGGCCGCCGGCGCCTGCTGGCCGGCGTCGGCTGCGGGTGCCTCGGGCGCGGGCTGCGACGCGGGGGCCGGCTGCTCGGCGGGCTGCTCGGGCGCCGCGGGCTGCTCGGAGGCGGGCGCGGGCGCCTGCGCCGCGGCCTGGGCCGCCGCGGCGGCGTCGGCGGCGCGCTTGGCGGCCTCCTGCTCCTCCTGCTGCTTGCGCAGGTGCGGCGGCAGGACCTTGGCGGCCTTCTTGCCCTCCGGCGGCGCGGCAGCCTGGATCGAGCGGTAGCGCTCGAGCTCTTCCTGCTCGCGCTTGCGCTTCGCGGCTTCCTCGGCGCGGCGCTCGGCCTCGGTCTTGCCGAGCGACTCGCGGAATTTCGCGGCGTCCCCGTCCGAGATGGACGAGGAGTGGCTCTTGGCATCGACGCCGAGGTCGGTCAGGCGACGGAGGACCTCCTTGTTGTGGAGGCCGGTCTCCTTCGCCAGTTCGTAGACGCGGACCTTGTTGCTCACGCGTTCTCGCTCCTCACGGTGCCGTCCGGCACCTGGTGCTGCACGTCTTCGTCGGGGCCCGTCGGGGGGCCGTCGCCCTGGGCGCGGGTCGTGTCGCCTGGGGCGTGGGTCGGTCTTCCTCGGGCGCGGGTGGTGCTGCCTTGGTCGCGGATGGTCGCGAGTGCCGCGAGCGCCTCTGCCTCGGAGCCGCCGCGGAGCGCGCGCCGGAGTCCACTGGCGCCGCGGCGTGCGGCGGTTTCGAGGCAATGGGGATCGTGGCAGAGATAGGCGCCCCGGCCGGGCAGGCGCCCATCTGCGTCGAAGCGGATCCCGTCGGGCGTCCGGGCCAACCGCAGCAGCTCATGCTGGGCTCGCGCGGTACGGCAGGCGACACAGGTCCGGACCGGCTGACGGGGCGCTTCGCGCACCAAGGGTACTTCCTTCGAGGCTCCTGGTTGGTCCTGGCTGGCCGGACACCGCTCGGCAGGGTTCGGCCACGCTCGCCGGGTCCGCGGATCCGCCACTGCTGGCGGTACCGCGCACGCCTCCCGGCGCTAGGCGCCCGCCTCCTCGGCGTCTGCCGGCGCGGCGTCGCCCGCGGCACCGGGCTGCTCGCCCTCCTCGAGCGCCGTCTGGCGGGCAGCCTCGGCGGTTTGTACGGCCGCTTCGATGGCTGCCTCGCCCTCGGCGGAGAGGGGGTTGCCGTACTCGTCGATGAGCCCCTTCTCGAACGCCTCCTGGAACGCACGCTGTTCCTCGGCGAACTGGGTCTCCGACTTGATGTCGATCCGCCAGCCGGTCAAGCGGGCCGCGAGCCGGGCGTTCTGCCCCTCGCGGCCGATGGCCAGCGACAGCTGGTAGTCGGGCACGATCACCATGGCCGTGCCGTCGTCCGGGTAGAGATAGACGTTGCTGACCTTGGCCGGCGACAGCGCGTTGGCGACCAGGTCCTCCGGCTCGTCGGCCCAGCGCACGATGTCGATGCGCTCGAGCTCGTCGGCGTGCAGCTCCTTCTGGACCGCACGCGCCCGCTGGCCCCCCGGACCGACACACGCGCCGACGGCGTCGACGTTGGCGTCGTTGCTCATCACCGCGACCTTGGTGCGGTGCCCGGCCTCGCGGGCGATGCCCTTGATCTCGACGATGCCTTCCTCGATCTCCGGCACCTCGAGCGCGAACAGGCCGACGACCAGCGCCGGGTGGGTCCGCGAGGCGACGATCTGGGCGCCGCGGGCCTGCTTGCGGACCTCGATCACGACCGCGCGGGTGTGGGCGCCGTGCTCGAGCCGCTCGTTGGGGATCTGTTCGGCGTAGGGCAGCAGCGCCTCGGTGCGGCCGAGCTCGATCAGGGTGACGTTGCCCTGCTGGCTGATCTGGCCGGAGATGATGTCGCCCTCGCGGCCGACGAACTCGCCGTAGGTGACCTCGCGCTCGGCCTCGCGCAGCCGCTGCAGCAGCACCTGCTTGGCGGTCTGGGCCACGATGCGCCCGAAGTCCCTGGGCTCCTCGCGCCACTCGGAGACGATGTTGCCCTCGTCGTCGAGTTCCTGGGCGTACAGCGTCACCTCACCCGTCGTCCGGTCGACCGTGACGCGGGCCTCGTCGGCGGTCGCGTTGTGCGAGCGCTTGTAGGCCGAGGCCATCGCGGTCTCGAACGCCTCGACGACCGTGAGGAAGTCGATGCCCTTCTCGCGCTCGATCTGGCGCAGGGCGTCGATGTCGATCTTCATCCGTCTACCTCCTCACGTGTCGGTGCCCGTCGCGCGTCGCTCACCACGGCAGGACCACCTTGCCGTGGTCGACGTCGGCGAGGGCGACGACGACCTCGTCGCCGTCCACGTCCAGCGTGACGCTGGACTCGTCCGCCACCACGACCGTCCCGGTGAGCTCGCCGAGCCCCTCGGTGCGCACGACCCGGACCTCGCGGCCGACGTTGCGGGCGAAGTCGCGCGGGCGGCGCAGCGGTCGGTCCACGCCCGGTGAGGTGACCTCGAGCGTGTAGCTCGACGGGATCAGGTCCCGCTCGTCGAGCGCGGTGCCGACGCGGCGCGAGAGCGTGGCGATGACGTCCACGTCCAGGCCACCGTCGGCGTCGGCCACCAGGCGCACCAGCCGCCGGGTGCCCTGACCCTTGACCTCGACGTCGACCAGTTCCACGTCGAGTTCCTCCGCCAGCGGCGATGCCAGGGCACGGATCGCCTCCGGCAGCTGCCGGTCGTCGGTCCTGGCCATGTCACCCCCCTCTCGCGGGTCTCGTGTGGTACCGACCGCACGTGGTGTGCGCGCCGGGGCGTCTCACGACGACGGCCGGCCCGCAGAGGGCCGACCGCGCGATGCGACGCTTTGGTTGGTCGTCGAACGTACCACCTCGGGCATGCCGGTGCCAGGGTGGCCTCGTCGGCCACCCCGGTGTCCCGTGGCACGTCAGGAGACGACGCTGGGCGTTCCCGACCCCCGTTCCGAGCGGATCTCCTCGGCCATCTCGGTGGCGTAGTGGACCAGCGCCTCGACGATGTCCTCCTCGCGGACCGTCGCAATGCGCTGGCCCTTTTGGATGATCTCGCCCTTGCCGTTGCCGGCGGCGACGCCGAGGTCGGCCTCGCGGGCCTCGCCGGGGCCGTTGACGACGCAGCCCATCACGGCGACGCGCAGCGGGACGTCGATCTTGCCCTCGAGGCCCTTCTGGACGTCCTCGGCCAGGGTCCAGACGTCGACCTGGGCGCGACCGCACGAGGGGCAGGACACGACGTCCAGACCTCGTTCGCGTAGGTGCAGGGACTCCAGGATCGCGATCCCGGCCTTGACCTCTTCGACCGGGTCGGCCGACAGCGAGACCCGGATGGTGTCCCCGATGCCCTCGGCGAGCAGGGCGCCGATGCCGACGGCGGACTTGATCGACCCGGACTTCAGCGGCCCGGCCTCGGTGACCCCGAGGTGCAGCGGGTAGTCGCAGCGCTCGGCCAGCAGCCGGTAGGTCTGGATCATGGTCCAGGGGTCGGAGTGCTTGACGGAGATCTTCGTGTTGTGGAAGTCGACGTCCTCGAGCAGGCGCACCTCGCGCAGGGCGGACTCGACCATCGCCTCCGGCGTGGGGCCGCCGAACTCCTCGAGGACGCTCTCCTCGAGCGAACCGCCGTTGACGCCGATGCGGATCGCGACGCCGGCCTCGTCCGCCAGCCGACCCAGCAGGGCGACCTTGTCGTGCTTCTTGATGTTGCCCGGGTTGATGCGCACGCCGGCGCAGCCGGCCTCGATGGCCATGACCGCGTACTTCCACTGGAAGTGGATGTCGGCGATGACGGGGATGCGCGCGTGCTCGGCGATGCGCGCCAGCGCCTCGGCGTCCTCGCGGCGCGGTACCGCCACACGCACGGCGTCGGCCCCGGCCGCCTGGCAGGCGGCGATGGCCTGCAGCGTGAGGTCCGCCTCGTGCGTCGGCGTGACGGTCATGGTCTGCACGCTCACCGGGGCGTCACCGCCGACCTCGAGCGGGCCGAGCCGGATCTTGCGCGACGCCCGGCGCGTCGGTCCCGACGGCGTCGGTGCCGGCGCGGGGCCGGAGGGCACGATGGGCAACTGGGTGGTCACGAGCGACTCCGTGCGGGGTGGACCACGACGTCGACGCCAGCACACGGCGCCGGCCGGCCGTCACGGCCGGGCGAGAGGACACCACGGTACCCGGGTGCCTCGCCGGAGGTTCGGACCGGTGAGGTGTCCCAGATGCCGGGCACACCGCCAGCGGCGAGGTGCCGGCGAGGCGCCGACGAGGCGTCGCGGGAGCGGCGGACTCAGCCCGGCAGACGGATCGGGTTGGTGATGTCCAGCCACAGCAGGGCGACGAACACCGTGCCGAGGATCGCCAGGACCGGGATGGCGACCGCGGCCACGGCGCGGGGGTCGACCGTGAAGTCCTGGGCCTTGCCGCGGACGCGGCGCACCGCGTTCACCGCCCGTTCGATGCCGAGCACGGCGAGGTGTCCGCCGTCGAGCGGTGGCAGCGGCACGAGGTTGAAGATGCCGATGAAGATGTTGATCGACGCGATCAGCAACAGCAGCGTCAGCAGGCCGTAGGTGGTGCCGCCGGACTGGCCGGCCAGCGACGCGGCGCCGACCAGCGACACGGCGCCGTCCATTGCCCGCTCCTCGGTCCCCGACGCCTGCGA carries:
- the rbfA gene encoding 30S ribosome-binding factor RbfA; this encodes MAKKRNPRVDRAVREAVADLLESEIADPRLQLITITEAEVTQDHEVATIYYSTLDPTLVSGDPRRTGGDRLPEAHEVEAGLEAAAPRLRGLVGRRARLRTSPELRFRPDPVVEQANRVEQLLRDLGRGGADGQDQA
- a CDS encoding DUF503 domain-containing protein, yielding MHFGVARVDLHLPGIDSLKGKRALLNRARSRLQNELGVSVAEVGDQDRWQRAVLGVAVAASTHTGVDRVLDRVTAVLERDPRMVVLGTEDLADTLDADGSGLPPLS
- the infB gene encoding translation initiation factor IF-2; the protein is MSNKVRVYELAKETGLHNKEVLRRLTDLGVDAKSHSSSISDGDAAKFRESLGKTEAERRAEEAAKRKREQEELERYRSIQAAAPPEGKKAAKVLPPHLRKQQEEQEAAKRAADAAAAAQAAAQAPAPASEQPAAPEQPAEQPAPASQPAPEAPAADAGQQAPAAGGDGAGPAASGTAPGGAAPGGPSRRMPGAPPPRLKPGEAPLRPPSQRGPTPPPTVTGGGVPPTRRTESNLPQEGSGRRSIPPPLRKAPARPQPQPGAPAGGRGGPAGGRGAPAGGRGGPGGAGRGGPGGPGGGRGAPGGPPGSPYRQPVGRGGPGGGPGGPGGGPGGRGGPGGPGGPSGTGGPGSGKTRRKKRKEKQTPQEQELARGPRRRDVPIEELIKTDRVEVLSGITVGELADKLGVPGAALVKKLFEMGEMATVQQTLPDDTVEILAGDLGVEVYFMSEEELEFGIETADDPEKLQPRPPVITVMGHVDHGKTLLLDAIRNTDVVSGEAGGITQHIGAYQISKDGRLITFIDTPGHEAFTAMRARGAQVTDVTILVVAANDGVMPQTEEAIAHAKAAEVPMVVAINKIDLEGADPIRVKTQLTEHDVVAEDFGGEVPTVEVSAKTGQGLDDLLEVVLLQADLLDLKANPDKDARGRVVEAHLDKGRGPVATVLVQNGTLHRGSILVAGTADGRVRAMFDENGNQVDEALPARPVQIIGLNDVPEAGDEFRVVDAERFARDVAERRAARERRKELAERRPTTLEEFTSAVQAGDKATLNVIIKADVSGSAEALEDALLKLELDEVQVRVIQKGVGAITQGDVRLAEASDAIIVAFNVRPGPNARDEIDRSGVDVRTYRIIYEAIEDIERAVKGLLAPEFREQIIGEAEVREIFKVPRAGFVFGCMVTRGEIQRDAGVRVIREGVVIAEDKMTSLRRFKDDVREVREGFECGIGLEKFQDVKEGDVFEAYVTVEVARD
- a CDS encoding YlxR family protein, yielding MADPRTRRAWPNPAERCPASQDQPGASKEVPLVREAPRQPVRTCVACRTARAQHELLRLARTPDGIRFDADGRLPGRGAYLCHDPHCLETAARRGASGLRRALRGGSEAEALAALATIRDQGSTTRARGRPTHAPGDTTRAQGDGPPTGPDEDVQHQVPDGTVRSENA
- the nusA gene encoding transcription termination factor NusA, which encodes MKIDIDALRQIEREKGIDFLTVVEAFETAMASAYKRSHNATADEARVTVDRTTGEVTLYAQELDDEGNIVSEWREEPRDFGRIVAQTAKQVLLQRLREAEREVTYGEFVGREGDIISGQISQQGNVTLIELGRTEALLPYAEQIPNERLEHGAHTRAVVIEVRKQARGAQIVASRTHPALVVGLFALEVPEIEEGIVEIKGIAREAGHRTKVAVMSNDANVDAVGACVGPGGQRARAVQKELHADELERIDIVRWADEPEDLVANALSPAKVSNVYLYPDDGTAMVIVPDYQLSLAIGREGQNARLAARLTGWRIDIKSETQFAEEQRAFQEAFEKGLIDEYGNPLSAEGEAAIEAAVQTAEAARQTALEEGEQPGAAGDAAPADAEEAGA
- the rimP gene encoding ribosome maturation factor RimP, encoding MARTDDRQLPEAIRALASPLAEELDVELVDVEVKGQGTRRLVRLVADADGGLDVDVIATLSRRVGTALDERDLIPSSYTLEVTSPGVDRPLRRPRDFARNVGREVRVVRTEGLGELTGTVVVADESSVTLDVDGDEVVVALADVDHGKVVLPW
- the ispG gene encoding flavodoxin-dependent (E)-4-hydroxy-3-methylbut-2-enyl-diphosphate synthase encodes the protein MPIVPSGPAPAPTPSGPTRRASRKIRLGPLEVGGDAPVSVQTMTVTPTHEADLTLQAIAACQAAGADAVRVAVPRREDAEALARIAEHARIPVIADIHFQWKYAVMAIEAGCAGVRINPGNIKKHDKVALLGRLADEAGVAIRIGVNGGSLEESVLEEFGGPTPEAMVESALREVRLLEDVDFHNTKISVKHSDPWTMIQTYRLLAERCDYPLHLGVTEAGPLKSGSIKSAVGIGALLAEGIGDTIRVSLSADPVEEVKAGIAILESLHLRERGLDVVSCPSCGRAQVDVWTLAEDVQKGLEGKIDVPLRVAVMGCVVNGPGEAREADLGVAAGNGKGEIIQKGQRIATVREEDIVEALVHYATEMAEEIRSERGSGTPSVVS